The following proteins are co-located in the Spirosoma montaniterrae genome:
- a CDS encoding pyridoxal phosphate-dependent aminotransferase encodes MSATLDAVSLLADRITALEESSTLGMTKKARELAAQGHKVISLSVGEPDFKTPAHICEAAKKAIDDGFHGYSPVAGYPDLRKAIADKFKRDNNIDWKPENIVVSTGAKHSLANVIQTLINPGDEVIIFSPYWVSYSEMVKLAEGKAVVVDGAFENNFKVTPEQFEAAITERTRIVMYASPNNPTGSIYSEADLRAIANVVARHENIFILADEIYEYINFTPEGHFSIGSIPEIAERVITVNGVAKGYAMTGWRIGYIGAAKWIAEGVEKLQGQVTSGTNSIAQKAAVAAINGPLDASKEMAKAYERRRDLVVKLLREVPGFRTNVPEGAFYAFPDISYYFGKSDGTTDINNSDDFAMWLLNTAYVATVAGSGFGAPNCLRISTAASDESLAEAVQRIKDAVATLK; translated from the coding sequence ATGTCTGCCACGCTTGACGCCGTGAGTTTGTTAGCCGACCGCATCACTGCACTTGAGGAATCATCGACGCTGGGAATGACCAAGAAAGCCCGCGAATTAGCCGCACAGGGCCACAAAGTTATCAGCCTGAGCGTTGGCGAACCCGATTTCAAAACGCCTGCTCACATCTGCGAAGCCGCCAAAAAAGCCATCGACGACGGTTTTCACGGCTACTCGCCCGTGGCGGGCTACCCCGATCTGCGCAAAGCTATTGCCGATAAGTTCAAGCGTGACAACAACATCGACTGGAAACCCGAAAACATCGTGGTGTCGACCGGGGCCAAGCACTCGCTCGCCAACGTTATTCAAACGCTGATCAACCCCGGCGACGAAGTCATTATTTTCTCGCCTTATTGGGTTAGCTACTCCGAAATGGTGAAGTTGGCCGAAGGCAAAGCCGTGGTTGTTGATGGAGCGTTCGAGAACAATTTCAAAGTAACGCCCGAACAGTTTGAAGCGGCCATTACCGAGCGTACACGAATTGTGATGTATGCCTCGCCAAACAACCCAACCGGCTCCATTTATTCAGAAGCCGACCTGCGGGCCATTGCCAACGTGGTGGCGCGGCACGAAAACATTTTCATTTTGGCCGACGAGATTTACGAATACATCAACTTCACACCCGAAGGTCATTTCAGCATTGGCTCGATTCCTGAAATTGCTGAACGTGTCATTACTGTGAATGGCGTGGCGAAAGGTTATGCCATGACGGGCTGGCGCATTGGCTATATCGGCGCGGCCAAATGGATTGCTGAAGGCGTTGAAAAACTACAGGGGCAGGTAACGTCGGGCACGAACTCAATTGCCCAGAAAGCGGCTGTAGCGGCAATCAACGGCCCACTCGACGCATCGAAGGAAATGGCGAAAGCCTACGAACGTCGGCGCGATTTGGTGGTGAAACTGCTGCGCGAGGTGCCGGGCTTTCGCACCAACGTACCCGAAGGAGCTTTTTACGCTTTTCCTGACATCAGCTATTATTTCGGCAAGTCGGATGGCACAACCGATATCAATAATTCTGACGATTTCGCGATGTGGCTGCTCAATACGGCCTATGTAGCCACCGTTGCCGGATCAGGGTTTGGCGCACCGAACTGCCTGCGTATCAGCACGGCGGCATCAGACGAAAGCCTTGCCGAAGCGGTGCAGCGTATTAAAGACGCCGTTGCCACGTTGAAATAA
- the folK gene encoding 2-amino-4-hydroxy-6-hydroxymethyldihydropteridine diphosphokinase yields MVTLLLGANLGNRVATLRRAAELLAERVGPVMAQSGLYETAPWGVLDQPAFLNQVLVLETSLEPEAVLDQTQYIERELGRVRLEKWGARTIDIDLLYYGQQVIQTERLTVPHPYLHQRRFTLVPLAEVAPAFVHPVLGKTNAELLAECTDAGEVMPFNEL; encoded by the coding sequence ATGGTCACTCTCCTCCTCGGCGCGAACCTCGGCAACCGCGTGGCTACGCTACGCCGGGCGGCTGAGTTGTTGGCCGAACGCGTTGGGCCGGTGATGGCGCAATCGGGTTTGTACGAAACGGCACCGTGGGGTGTGCTGGACCAACCGGCGTTTCTGAATCAGGTACTGGTACTGGAAACGTCGCTGGAGCCTGAAGCCGTACTCGACCAGACGCAATACATTGAGCGCGAACTGGGTCGGGTTCGTCTGGAGAAATGGGGTGCGCGGACCATTGATATTGACCTACTCTACTACGGTCAGCAGGTTATTCAGACCGAACGACTAACAGTGCCGCATCCCTACTTGCACCAACGTCGATTTACGCTCGTGCCACTGGCCGAAGTTGCTCCCGCATTTGTGCATCCCGTATTGGGGAAGACAAATGCAGAGCTATTGGCAGAGTGTACGGATGCGGGGGAGGTTATGCCGTTCAACGAGTTATGA
- a CDS encoding TonB-dependent receptor — protein sequence MLRFLLILALMPRLASAQAILTGQLTDKATREPLLGATIYLPALKKGAATDTLGRFRLIDLPTGNQRIELRLVGYKTLTRTLRLAEGDNLITLSLETDAAQLQEVVVTGLTTGQTVKESPVPIITYNKLQWLQTSSTNLVDAIVKLPGMSQITTGVGLSKPVIRGLGFNRVITVHDGVRQEDNQWGEEHALQVDEYSIDRYEIIKGAGSLLYGSDGLGGVMSLISARPPEVGVVRGQVLTNYQSNNGMVGLSSVVEGTRRDGWFGRLRVSGKSAGNYQNRYDGRVYGSAYREYDVNGTVGVTRSWGYSQLYFSNWHQDINIVTGERDPSGRFLKLVRVAADSEGLAPVTDADLRGRMIEPANYQNLNHLKFSWNSYIKLGGGHLSAIVSYNQNRRQEFASTLTPGQPALYFYLQNAFYDLKYYFAGRNGWDFTIGSNGQWQKNQNRGLEILYPGYCSFDAGVVAFVQKKTDKFVMNGGLRMDIRRISVNPLYANSEGAFTEQPGGETRFAGLNNTYSNPTASFGATYLLSNRWTVKANIARGFRAPTTPELSANGEHAGTFRYEIGNPNLRSETSLQGDLGISYETPDVSVTASLFRNRINNYTYSEKVLDRFGRDSIVDPTRPILTYRYVQGDAVLYGAEAQVMVNPRSARWFHFLSSYSLVRSRNLSAQSDSARYLPFLPPPRLINQVKLTRAEAGTHWRNLYAMFEVEHNWRQNQALLAYGTETETPAYTLINIGAGSDIVSSAGRPLFSVYVTLQNLFDIAYQSHQNRLKYFGVNEATGRAGVFNMGRNVSLKVVVPIGK from the coding sequence CGGCTACCGATACGCTGGGCCGCTTCCGCTTAATCGATTTACCAACCGGAAACCAGCGTATCGAACTACGTTTGGTAGGCTATAAGACCCTGACTCGCACCCTGCGGCTGGCTGAAGGCGATAACCTGATAACCCTATCGCTGGAAACGGATGCGGCTCAACTTCAGGAAGTGGTGGTAACGGGCCTGACAACCGGGCAAACCGTAAAAGAAAGCCCCGTTCCTATCATTACGTACAACAAACTTCAATGGTTGCAAACGTCGTCGACAAATTTGGTCGATGCGATTGTAAAGCTGCCCGGTATGTCGCAGATTACTACCGGCGTGGGCCTGTCGAAACCTGTGATTCGGGGGTTGGGTTTTAACCGGGTCATTACCGTTCACGACGGCGTTCGGCAGGAAGACAACCAATGGGGTGAAGAACATGCCCTCCAGGTAGACGAGTACAGCATCGACCGCTATGAGATTATCAAAGGTGCAGGTAGTCTGCTCTATGGCTCCGACGGATTGGGTGGGGTAATGAGCCTGATTTCGGCCCGTCCGCCCGAAGTAGGTGTAGTGCGTGGGCAGGTGCTGACCAACTACCAGAGCAACAATGGGATGGTAGGGCTATCGAGCGTAGTGGAAGGCACCCGGCGTGACGGCTGGTTTGGTCGGCTGCGGGTAAGCGGTAAAAGTGCCGGAAACTACCAGAATCGCTACGATGGACGCGTATATGGCTCGGCTTATCGTGAATATGACGTTAATGGTACGGTGGGCGTTACGCGTAGCTGGGGGTACTCGCAACTATATTTCTCCAATTGGCACCAGGACATTAACATCGTAACCGGCGAACGCGATCCGTCAGGGCGTTTCCTGAAGTTAGTACGCGTAGCGGCTGACTCGGAAGGGCTTGCACCAGTAACAGACGCCGATCTGCGCGGTCGGATGATTGAACCGGCAAACTATCAGAATCTGAACCACCTGAAATTTTCGTGGAATTCGTACATAAAACTTGGCGGTGGACACCTGTCGGCCATTGTGAGTTACAACCAGAACCGGCGACAGGAGTTTGCCAGTACGCTCACGCCCGGTCAGCCAGCCCTCTATTTCTACCTACAAAATGCGTTTTATGACCTGAAATATTATTTCGCCGGACGCAATGGCTGGGATTTCACTATTGGTAGCAATGGTCAGTGGCAAAAAAATCAGAACCGGGGGCTGGAGATTCTCTATCCGGGCTATTGCTCGTTCGACGCAGGCGTGGTGGCGTTTGTGCAGAAGAAAACTGATAAATTTGTAATGAACGGTGGCCTGCGCATGGATATTCGTAGAATATCGGTTAATCCGCTCTATGCGAACAGTGAGGGAGCCTTCACTGAACAACCCGGTGGCGAAACGCGTTTTGCGGGGCTGAACAACACCTATTCGAACCCAACGGCCAGTTTCGGAGCTACCTATTTGCTGTCGAATCGCTGGACGGTAAAGGCCAATATTGCCCGTGGTTTCCGGGCACCTACCACTCCCGAACTCTCGGCCAATGGTGAACATGCCGGAACGTTCCGCTACGAAATCGGTAATCCGAACCTACGTTCCGAGACATCGTTGCAGGGCGATCTGGGCATCAGCTATGAAACGCCCGACGTGTCGGTAACAGCCAGCCTGTTTCGCAATCGAATCAACAATTACACGTATTCAGAAAAGGTTCTCGACCGTTTTGGCCGCGACTCGATTGTTGACCCTACCCGCCCGATTCTGACCTATCGTTATGTACAGGGAGACGCCGTTTTATATGGAGCCGAAGCGCAGGTTATGGTGAATCCGCGTTCGGCACGGTGGTTCCATTTTCTAAGTTCATACTCGCTGGTTCGGTCGCGGAATTTGTCGGCACAGAGCGACTCCGCACGCTATCTGCCGTTTCTGCCACCCCCGCGCCTGATTAATCAGGTAAAACTCACGCGGGCCGAAGCCGGAACTCACTGGCGAAACCTGTATGCCATGTTTGAGGTAGAGCACAACTGGCGGCAAAATCAGGCTCTGCTGGCCTACGGCACTGAAACCGAAACCCCTGCTTACACGCTCATCAACATCGGTGCTGGCTCTGATATTGTCAGTAGTGCAGGCCGACCGTTGTTTTCTGTTTACGTCACTCTTCAAAATTTGTTCGACATAGCCTATCAAAGCCACCAAAACCGTTTGAAATACTTCGGCGTCAATGAGGCCACAGGCCGCGCGGGGGTCTTCAACATGGGTCGGAACGTGAGCCTGAAAGTGGTGGTGCCAATAGGGAAGTAG
- a CDS encoding helix-turn-helix domain-containing protein → MKLKPLKTEQQYDEMMAWVDEQFDRKPLPDSPEGETLQIALLLIKVYEDEHYPIPAPDPIDAIRLKMEEQGIRNKDFVGRLGSKSYISAVLNRRRPLTLEMAKFFHKELGIPAGVLLG, encoded by the coding sequence ATGAAACTCAAACCTCTTAAAACTGAGCAGCAATACGACGAAATGATGGCTTGGGTAGATGAACAGTTCGACCGTAAGCCATTGCCGGATAGCCCGGAAGGAGAGACATTACAGATAGCTTTGCTATTAATTAAAGTGTATGAGGACGAGCATTATCCAATACCTGCCCCTGACCCCATTGATGCTATTCGGCTGAAAATGGAAGAGCAAGGTATTCGTAACAAAGATTTTGTAGGAAGATTAGGTAGTAAAAGTTATATATCGGCAGTTTTAAATCGGCGCAGGCCATTAACTCTCGAAATGGCTAAATTCTTTCACAAAGAGTTGGGCATTCCAGCAGGTGTTTTGTTAGGCTAA
- a CDS encoding type II toxin-antitoxin system HigB family toxin, translating into MFNIIARRTLLDYCRKYPSAANALKQWYAEMEVREFATFNEVKAVYGNASIVADDRAVFNIMGNKYRLVVRMVFDYKMIQIKWFGTHSEYDKIDVTTVQYQKA; encoded by the coding sequence ATGTTCAACATAATAGCAAGACGAACCTTACTCGACTATTGCAGGAAGTACCCATCAGCCGCTAATGCATTAAAGCAGTGGTATGCGGAAATGGAAGTTCGGGAGTTTGCTACTTTTAATGAGGTGAAAGCTGTTTATGGCAATGCAAGTATCGTTGCTGATGACCGCGCTGTTTTCAATATTATGGGTAATAAGTATCGTTTAGTTGTGCGAATGGTTTTTGATTACAAGATGATTCAAATTAAATGGTTCGGTACCCACTCAGAGTATGATAAGATTGACGTAACAACCGTACAATATCAAAAAGCATGA